In Planktothrix sp. FACHB-1365, a single window of DNA contains:
- a CDS encoding DUF4276 family protein produces MSVAPLMAQKIGLETIRKKCPHFNQWIERLENLSQLE; encoded by the coding sequence GTGTCTGTTGCACCTTTAATGGCTCAAAAAATTGGTTTAGAAACTATTAGGAAAAAATGTCCTCATTTTAATCAATGGATAGAACGATTAGAAAATTTATCTCAACTTGAATAA